One stretch of Tachysurus fulvidraco isolate hzauxx_2018 chromosome 12, HZAU_PFXX_2.0, whole genome shotgun sequence DNA includes these proteins:
- the hectd1 gene encoding E3 ubiquitin-protein ligase HECTD1 isoform X7, protein MADVDPDTLLEWLQMGQGDERDMQLIALEQLCMLLLMSDNVDRCFETCPPRTFLPALCKIFLDESAPDNVLEVTARAITYYLDVSAECTRRIVGVDGAIKALCNRLVVVELNNRTSRDLAEQCVKVLELICTRESGAVFEAGGLNCVLSFIRDSGHLVHKDTLHSAMAVVSRLCSKMEPQDSSLETCVESLSSLLKHEDHQVSDGALRCFASLADRFTRRGVDPAPLAKHGLSEELLSRMAAAGGSVAGPSSTCKPGRTSTGGAPSAPDSKLSNQVSTIVSLLSTLCRGSPLVTHDLLRSELPDSMESALQGDERCVLDTMRLVDLLLVLLFEGRKALPKSTAGSGGRIPGLRRLDSSGERSHRQLIDCIRSKDTDALIDAIDTGAFEVNFMDDVGQTLLNWASAFGTQEMVEFLCERGADVNRGQRSSSLHYAACFGRPQVAKTLLRHGANPDLRDEDGKTPLDKARERGHSEVVAILQSPGDWMCPVNKGDDKKKKDMNKEEEEGTEPKGDPEMAPIYLKRLLPVFAQTFQHTMLPSIRKASLALIRKMVHYSSEVLLKEVCDSDAGHNLPTILVEITATVLDQEDDDDGHLLALQIIRDLVDKGGDVFLDQLARLGVINKVSTLAGPTSDDENEEEAKPEKEDEPQEDAKEIQQGKPYHWRDWSIIRGRDCLYIWSDAAALELSNGSNGWFRFILDGKLATMYSSGSPEGGSDSSESRSEFLEKLQRARSQVKPVTASQPILSAVGPTKLTVGNWSLTCLKEGEIAIHNSDGQQATILKEDLPGFVFESNRGTKHSFTAETSLGSEFVTGWTGKRGRKLKSKLEKTKQKVKTMARDLYDDHFKAVESMPRGVVVTLRNIATQLESAWELHTNRQCIEGENTWRDLMKTALENLIVVLKDENTISPYEMCSSGLVQALFTVLNNSVDLDMKYDCKQLVERINVFKTAFSENEDDESRPAVALIRKLIAVLESIERLPLHLYDTPGSAYNLQILTRRLRFRLERAPGETALIDRTGRMLKMEPLATVESLEQYLLKMVAKQWYDFDRASFIFVRKLREGQSFTFRHQHDFDENGIVYWIGTNAKTAYEWVNPAAYGLVVVTSSEGRNLPYGRLEDILSRDSSALNCHTNDDKNAWFAVDLGLWVIPSAYTLRHARGYGRSALRNWVFQVSKDGQNWMTLYTHVDDGSLNEPGSTATWPLDPSKDEKHGWRHIRIKQMGKNASGQTHYLSLSGLEIYGTVTGVCEDQLGKAVKEAEANLRRQRRLFRSQVMKYIVPGARVVRGIDWKWRDQDGNPSGEGTVTGEAHNGWIDVTWDAGGSNSYRMGAEGKFDLKLAPGYDPESAPSPKTVSCAIAGPPTPWSSLAKNNCPDRGGPSSVSSGRKGSSSSACSDIGFGSARRLEGLSEQGTLEGGGPMGTEGQEPLVVLSTVEGGSASSESAEPKSESTAISVGPVSVSSPDVSSVSDSSGKAAVSQRPLGPGTGARLSVSSLLAAGAPMSSSASVPNLSSREASLMESFVRRAPNMARTNATNNMNLSRSSSDNNTNTIGRNVAAASASPLMGAQSFPNLTTTGTTSTVTMSTSIVTSSNNVATATTTGLSVGQLLSNTLTTSLTSTSSESDTGQEAEFSLYDFLDSCRANTLLAELDDEEDLPEPDDDDDENEDDNQEDQEYEEVLEEEEYETKGGRRRTWDDDFVLKRQFSALVPAFDPRPGRTNVQQTTDLEIPTPGTPRSEVLEEVECAPSPHLALILKVAGLGTTREVELPLNNYKSTIFYYVQKLLQLSCNGSIKSDKLRRIWEPTYTIMYRELKDSDKDKESGKMDFCERGCRSSGLGSGSLATTPSCDILSGAREQPQAKAGSAQSACGVEDVLQLLRILYIIGGEPAVGHTLQEDLDDLQFNASPEEFTSKKITTKILQQIEEPLALASGALPDWCEQLTSKCPFLIPFETRQLFFTCTAFGASRAIVWLQNRREATMERTRPSTTVRRDEPGEFRVGRLKHERVKVPRGESMMEWAESVMHIHADRKSVLEVEFQGEEGTGLGPTLEFYALVAAEFQRTSLGIWLCDDDFPDDESRQVDLGGGLKPPGYYVQRSCGLFPAPFPQDSDELERIAKLFHFLGIFLAKCIQDNRLVDLPVSQPFFKLLCMGDIKSNMSKLLYETRSDSDRRFSDIHSEASTEEEPYLMGSFDEDSKSEFILDPPKPKPPAWYHGILTWEDFELVNPHRARFLKEMKELAVKRRQILGNKSFSEDEKNTRLQGLMLKNPVGSGPPLSVEDLGLNFQFCPSSKVHGFSTVDLKPNGEDEMVTLDNAEEYVELMFDFSMHIGIQKQMEAFREGFNRVFPMEKLSSFSHKEVQMILCGNQSPSWTAEDIVSYTEPKLGYTRDSPGFLRFVRVLCGMCSDERKAFLQFTTGCSTLPPGGLANLHPRLTIVRKVDATDASYPSVNTCVHYLKLPEYSSEEIMRERLLAATMEKGFHLN, encoded by the exons ATGGCTGATGTAGACCCGGACACACTACTGGAATGGCTGCAGATGGGGCAGGGCGACGAGCGTGACATGCAGCTCATTGCCCTAGAGCAGCTCTGCATGTTACTGCTTATGTCAGATAATGTGGACCGCTGCTTTGAGAC GTGTCCTCCAAGGACATTTCTTCCAGCCCTTTGTAAGATCTTCCTGGATGAAAGTGCCCCTGACAATGTTTTGGAAGTAACAGCCAGGGCCATCACCTACTACCTAGATGTGTCCGCTGAGTGCACGCGCAGGATCGTTGGAGTGGATGGAGCCATCAAGGCCCTCTGTAACCGACTGGTGGTGGTAGAGCTCAACAATAGGACTAGTAGGGATCTAGCAGAGCAGTGTGTAAAG GTGCTGGAGCTGATCTGCACACGAGAGTCTGGTGCCGTGTTCGAGGCTGGAGGGCTGAACTGTGTTCTGAGTTTCATTAGGGACAGTGGTCACCTGGTGCATAAGGATACACTGCACTCAGCCATGGCAGTAGTATCTCGACTATGCAGTAAAATGGAGCCACAAGACTCGTCTCTTGAGACCTGTGTGGAGTCCTTGTCCAGCCTTCTCAAACACGAAGACCACCAG GTGTCTGATGGCGCCTTGCGCTGCTTTGCATCTCTGGCCGATCGTTTCACACGCCGTGGGGTTGATCCAGCTCCGCTGGCCAAGCACGGCCTGAGCGAGGAGCTTCTATCACGCATGGCTGCTGCAGGAGGTTCAGTTGCTGGTCCTTCCTCCACCTGCAAACCAGGCAGAACATCTACAGGAGGTGCCCCGTCTGCCCCTGACTCCAAACTTAGCAACCAAGTGTCCACTATTGTCAGCCTGCTGTCCACCCTGTGCAGGGGCTCACCACTCGTCACCCAC GATCTGCTGCGCTCAGAGCTGCCTGACTCCATGGAGAGTGCGCTGCAAGGCGATGAACGCTGTGTGCTGGATACAATGCGGTTGGTTGACCTGTTGTTAGTCCTGCTGTTTGAGGGTCGTAAGGCACTGCCCAAATCCACAGCTGGTTCAGGTGGGCGTATTCCAGGACTACGGCGCCTTGACAGCTCTGGTGAACGATCTCATCGCCAGCTTATTGACTGTATTCGTAGCAAAGACACAGATGCACTCATCGATGCCATTGACACTGGCG caTTTGAAGTTAATTTTATGGATGACGTGGGACAGACACTCCTGAATTGGGCCTCGGCCTTTGGAACACAGGAAATG GTGGAGTTCTTGTGTGAGAGAGGTGCAGATGTCAACAGAGGCCAAAGATCGTCATCCCTGCATTATGCCGCCTGTTTTGGACGGCCTCAAGTAGCCAAG acTTTGCTGCGGCATGGAGCCAATCCTGATCTGAGGGATGAAGACGGCAAAACGCCCCTGGACAAGGCCAGGGAGAGGGGACACAGTGAGGTTGTAGCAATTCTCCAGTCTCCTG GAGACTGGATGTGTCCTGTGAACAAGGGGGACGACAAGAAAAAGAAGGATATGaacaaggaggaggaggagggcaCTGAACCAAAAGGAGACCCGGAGATGGCACCCATCTATTTAAAGAGGCTGCTTCCAGTATTTGCACAAACCTTTCAGCACACCATGCTGCCTTCAATAAG GAAAGCCAGTTTGGCTCTGATCAGGAAGATGGTTCATTACAGTTCTGAAGTGCTGCTAAAGGAAGTGTGTGACTCTGATGCTGGACACAATCTGCCCACTATCCTGGTGGAAATAACTGCTACTGTGCTGGATCAGGAG gatgatgatgatggtcatTTGCTGGCACTGCAGATCATAAGGGATCTTGTTGATAAAGGAGGAGATGTGTTCTTGGACCAGTTGGCCAGACTCGGGGTAATCAATAAGGTGTCGACTCTGGCAGGACCTACTTCAGATGATGAGAATGAGGAAGAAGCCAAACCAGAGAAG GAGGATGAACCCCAGGAAGATGCCAAAGAGATTCAGCAGGGCAAGCCATACCATTGGCGGGACTGGTCCATTATAAGAGGCAGGGACTGTTTGTATATATGGAGTGATGCTGCTGCTCTGGAGCTTTCAAACGGGAGCAACGGGTGGTTTCGCTTCATCTTGGATGGGAAATTGGCTACTATGTACTCCAGTGGCAGTCCAGAGGGAGGCTCTGACAGTTCAg AAAGTCGGAGTGAGTTTTTGGAGAAGCTCCAGCGTGCCAGAAGTCAGGTAAAGCCAGTCACAGCTAGCCAACCCATTCTGTCAGCAGTGGGCCCAACTAAACTCACAGTGGGCAACTGGTCACTCACATGCCTAAAGGAGGGTGAGATAGCCATTCATAACTCAGATGGTCAGCAGGCCACCATCCTGAAAGAAGATCTGCCAGGCTTTGTGTTTGAGTCCAACAGAGGCACCAAGCACTCTTTCACTGCTGAAACCTCCCTTG GGTCAGAATTTGTGACTGGCTGGACTGGAAAACGTGGACGGAAGCTCAAATCTAAATTGgagaaaaccaaacaaaag GTGAAGACAATGGCAAGAGATTTGTACGATGATCATTTCAAGGCGGTAGAAAGTATGCCAAGGGGAGTCGTCGTCACCTTGAGAAACATTGCCACTCAGCTTGAGTCTGCCTGGGAGCTGCATACCAACAGACAG TGTATCGAGGGAGAGAACACGTGGAGAGACCTCATGAAAACGGCTTTAGAAAATTTGATCGTGGTTCTCAAGGACGAGAACACCATCTCTCCCTACGAAATGTGCAGCAGTGGCCTTGTGCAAGCACTTTTTACTGTTCTTAATAAT AGTGTGGACCTTGATATGAAATATGATTGTAAGCAATTGGTGGAGAGgataaatgtctttaaaactgcattcagtgaaaatgaagatgatgagAG CCGACCTGCAGTTGCCTTAATCCGTAAATTGATAGCAGTGCTCGAGTCTATAGAACGACTACCTCTTCACTTGTATGACACACCCGGCTCGGCATACAATTTGCAG ATCCTGACCAGGAGGCTGCGTTTTCGGTTGGAGCGGGCTCCAGGTGAGACAGCCTTAATCGATCGGACTGGCAGGATGCTCAAGATGGAGCCACTGGCTACTGTGGAGTCTCTGGAGCAGTATCTTCTTAAGATG GTGGCAAAGCAGTGGTATGACTTCGACAGGGCCTCCTTTATATTTGTTAGGAAATTGAGAGAAGGCCAAAGTTTCACCTTTAGGCACCAGCATGACTTTGATGAGAACGGCATCGTGTATTGGATCGGCACAAATGCAAA GACTGCATATGAGTGGGTGAACCCTGCAGCTTATGGTCTGGTGGTAGTGACCTCGTCAGAGGGCAGGAATCTTCCTTATGGGCGTCTAGAGGACATTTTGAGCAGAGACAGTTCAGCCCTCAACTGCCATACCAATGATGATAAAAATGCTTGGTTTGCTGTGGACCTGGGCCTCTGGGTTATTCCCTCAGCCTACACACTACGGCATGCCCGTGGCTACGGTCGCTCTGCCCTTCGAAATTGGGTTTTCCAGGTGTCTAAGGATGGGCAAAACTGGATGACTCTTTATACCCATGTAGACGATGGCAGCCTCAATGAGCCAGG GTCAACTGCTACATGGCCTTTGGACCCATCCAAAGATGAGAAGCATGGCTGGAGACACATTCGTATTAAACAGATGGGGAAAAATGCAAGTGGACAAACACACTACCTCTCTCTGTCAGGGCTGGAGATCTATGGCACGGTCACTGGCGTTTGTGAAGACCAGCTTG GTAAAGCTGTGAAGGAGGCAGAAGCTAATCTGCGTCGACAACGCCGCCTCTTCCGCTCTCAGGTAATGAAGTACATAGTCCCAGGGGCTCGGGTGGTGCGTGGCATTGACTGGAAGTGGCGGGATCAGGATGGCAACCCTTCTGGAGAGGGCACTGTGACTGGAGAGGCCCATAATG GCTGGATTGATGTCACCTGGGATGCTGGTGGCTCGAACTCCTACCGCATGGGTGCGGAAGGGAAATTTGACCTGAAGTTAGCTCCGGGGTACGACCCCGAGTCGGCACCGTCACCCAAAACTGTTTCGTGCGCTATTGCAGGCCCGCCGACTCCCTGGAGCAGCCTGGCCAAAAACAACTGTCCGGACAGGGGTGGTCCTTCATCGGTATCTTCTGGTCGCAAGGGCAGCAGCAGCTCAGCATGCAGCGATATCGGCTTTGGCTCTGCTCGCAGGCTTGAGGGCCTCTCTGAGCAGGGCACACTTGAGGGGGGTGGACCTATGGGCACGGAGGGACAGGAGCCCCTTGTGGTTCTCTCCACGGTCGAAGGTGGTTCTGCATCCAGTGAGAGTGCTGAGCCTAAGAGTGAATCAACAGCCATCTCTGTGGGACCAGTTAGTGTCAGTTCACCCGATGTCAGCTCCGTCTCTGATTCATCTGGCAAGGCTGCGGTGTCCCAGAGGCCCCTTGGCCCAGGCACTGGTGCTCGCCTTTCAGTCAGCTCACTGCTTGCAGCTGGTGCACCTATGAGCTCTAGTGCCAGTGTGCCTAACCTGTCATCGCGTGAAGCCAGTCTCATGGAATCCTTTGTTCGCCGTGCTCCCAACATGGCACGCACCAACGCCACCAACAACATGAACCTGAGCCGCAGCAGCAGTGACAACAATACCAACACAATTGGCCGCAACGTTGCAGCTGCGTCCG CCTCTCCTCTCATGGGTGCACAGAGCTTTCCTAATCTTACCACCACTGGTACCACTTCCACTGTTACAATGTCCACCTCCATAGTAACCAGCAGCAATAACGTAGCCACAGCCACTACTACAGGTTTGTCTGTTGGTCAGTTGCTCAGTAACACGCTGACGACCAGCCTGACCTCCACATCTAGCGAGAGCGACACAGGTCAGGAGGCTGAGTTTTCCCTCTATG ACTTCTTGGATAGCTGTAGGGCAAACACATTGCTTGCAGAGCTGGATGATGAGGAAGATTTACCTGAACCGGACGACGATGACGACGAGAATGAGGACGACAATCAGGAGGACCAGGAGTATGAGGAAGTTCTG gaagaagaggaatatgAAACCAAAGGGGGTCGGCGTAGAACATGGGATGATGACTTTGTGCTGAAACGACAGTTTTCTGCTCTAGTCCCCGCATTTGACCCCAGACCAGGCCGGACAAACGTCCAGCAAACCACAGATCTGGAAATCCCTACACCAG GTACACCTCGTTCAGAGGTGCTGGAGGAGGTGGAATGTGCTCCTTCCCCCCATCTGGCCCTTATACTGAAGGTGGCAGGCCTGGGAACCACACGGGAAGTTGAACTACCTCTCAATAACTACAAATCCACCATTTTCTATTACGTCCAAAAGCTGCTGCAGCTCTCCTGTAACGGCAGCATCAAATCCGACAAGCTTCGGCGCATCTGGGAGCCGACGTATAC GATCATGTACAGAGAGTTAAAGGACtctgacaaagacaaagaaagcggGAAGATG GATTTCTGTGAACGGGGCTGCAGGTCTTCTGGACTTGGGTCAGGTTCTCTGGCAACCACACCGAGTTGTGACATCTTAAGTGGTGCACGTGAGCAGCCGCAGGCCAAAGCTGGCTCAGCCCAGAGCGCCTGTGGTGTTGAGGATGTGCTGCAGTTGCTGCGCATCCTTTACATTATCGGAGGTGAGCCAGCGGTTGGCCATACACTGCAGGAGG ATTTGGATGATCTACAGTTCAATGCATCACCCGAGGAGTTCACCAGCAAAAAAATTACAACCAAAATACTGCAACAAATTGAG GAGCCTCTGGCTTTGGCCAGCGGAGCCCTTCCAGATTGGTGTGAACAGTTAACCAGCAAGTGTCCTTTTCTAATCCCTTTTGAGACCCGCCAGCTCTTCTTCACCTGCACAGCATTTGGAGCCTCCAG GGCAATAGTGTGGCTCCAAAACCGAAGGGAGGCAACCATGGAGCGCACACGTCCGTCCACTACAGTGAGGCGGGATGAACCAGGAGAGTTCCGTGTTGGTCGCCTCAAACATGAGCGTGTCAAAGTACCACGCGGGGAGAGCATGATGGAGTGGGCCGAGAGTGTCATGCACATCcatgctgacaggaagtctgtaCTTGAG GTGGAGTTCCAGGGTGAAGAAGGCACTGGGTTGGGTCCCACACTAGAGTTCTATGCCCTTGTGGCAGCAGAGTTTCAGCGCACCTCATTGGGGATCTGGCTCTGTGATGACGATTTTCCCGATGACGAGTCCCGCCAA GTGGATCTCGGTGGTGGCCTAAAACCACCAGGCTACTATGTACAGCGCTCGTGTGGCCTTTTTCCTGCACCCTTTCCTCAAGATAGTGATGAGCTAGAGCGAATCGCCAAGCTCTTCCACTTCTTAGGCATCTTTCTGGCCAAGTGCATACAGGACAACCGGCTGGTGGACCTGCCTGTCTCACAACCTTTTTTTAAGCTGCTCTGTATGGGTGACATCAAGAGCAACATGAGCAAACTGTTGTATGAGACGCGCTCCGATTCAGACCGCCGCTTCTCTGACATCCATTCAGAGGCCTCCACTGAGGAAGAACCATATTTGATGGGCAGCTTTGATGAAGACTCTAAATCTGAATTCATCTTGGACCCACCAAAGCCCAAACCACCTGCATGGTATCATGGCATCCTAACCTGGGAGGACTTTGAGCTGGTAAATCCTCACCGAGCACGTTTCCTCAAGGAGATGAAGGAGCTGGCAGTAAAGAGGAGGCAGATACTGGGCAATAAGAGCTTCTCAGAGGATGAGAAGAACACACGGCTACAGGGACTCATGCTGAAGAACCCAGTGGGCTCAGGCCCACCATTGAGTGTGGAAGATCTGGG gtTAAATTTTCAGTTCTGTCCTTCGTCAAAAGTGCATGGGTTCTCAACAGTGGACCTTAAACCCAATGGAGAGGACGAG ATGGTGACCTTGGACAATGCAGAGGAGTATGTGGAGTTAATGTTTGACTTCTCTATGCACATCGGGATACAGAAGCAAATGGAAGCCTTCAGAG AGGGCTTTAACAGAGTATTCCCTATGGAGAAACTGA